Proteins co-encoded in one Oncorhynchus kisutch isolate 150728-3 linkage group LG1, Okis_V2, whole genome shotgun sequence genomic window:
- the odad3 gene encoding coiled-coil domain-containing protein 151 isoform X1, translating to MPFSAEAIKPPLHDQITELQRKIQLLEGDRSAYYEMSQSSIKKNRNSILQLRQENKRLHKKLANALAGDEQVIKEAFQSRGMEKAAFRNMSGKAALKVLDQKVCDKMKKLNALKHTTQTYRRRLEDLQTLYQSMKLENRGPERYTERHSEEAKSEGEAAEDHPQKNLRVLENRLEKAQLKCQEAEHIMRGYLKLKAHLQEESLTFQSQLDKLEAEILRQRQELKDLQVLNSDALLSKDTAKAELQRQEEQMYRERKDRECILTRYKKEAEDRKAQAERVERRAQRAAMQPDELSSDAQRSATGLGEEERAISTFEEAFRRIKEATGVTDTREVVERFISQGDTQQHLEDLKKENQRTLVQLKEDRDRLQEHFQNIKYSGETKLSSGQQMLEDCKRHLQAEQGSRDAAKERLDWLTRTLNTVRAGVEHLSDKLQHIKLGERLEPQLPPGSEEYVVELLSQSEQKLLLLQEELQGKDLAAVMKEMEEEEFHASIEGKLPHCNTRIKLPEAQRQDPYDEEEESGDDEGDIITRAILKHQSQLIIDSKTKRKTRTKKKKGKL from the exons ATGCCGTTCAGCGCCGAGGCCATTAAGCCGCCCCTTCATGACCAAATAACAGAACTGCAGAGGAAAATTCAACTTCTTG AGGGCGACAGAAGTGCATACTATGAAATGTCTCAGTCAAGCATCAAGAAAAACAGGAATTCTATCCTTCAGCTGAGGCAGGAGAACAAGAGACTACACAAGAAGTTGGCTAACGCTCTTGCT gGGGACGAGCAGGTGATAAAGGAGGCCTTCCAAAGCCGAGGCATGGAGAAAGCTGCCTTCAGAAACATGTCAGGGAAG GCTGCTCTCAAGGTGCTGGACCAGAAGGTGTGTGACAAGATGAAGAAGCTGAACGCTCTAAAGCACACCACCCAGACGTACCGTCGTCGCCTGGAGGACCTACAGACACTGTACCAGAGTATGAAGCTAGAGAACAGGGGACCAGAGAGATACACGGAGAGACACAGCGAGGAGGCCAAG agtgaaggagaggcggCTGAGGATCATCCCCAAAAG AACTTGCGGGTGCTGGAGAATCGTCTGGAGAAAGCCCAGCTGAAGTGCCAGGAAGCTGAACACATCATGAGAGGCTATCTGAAACTAAAGGCCCACCTACAG GAGGAGAGCCTGACCTTCCAGTCCCAGCTGGATAAACTAGAGGCTGAGAtcctgagacagagacaggagctgAAGGACCTGCAGGTCCTGAACAGTGACGCACTCCTCTCCAAAGACACTGCCAAG gcagaGCTGCAGCGTCAAGAAGAACAGATGTATagggagaggaaggacagagagTGTATCCTCACCCGTTACAAGAAAGAAGCAGAGGACCGTAAGGCTCAGgctgagagagtggagagaagg GCCCAGCGGGCAGCCATGCAGCCTGACGAGCTGAGTAGCGACGCCCAGCGCAGTGCCACcgggctgggggaggaggagagggccatCTCCACCTTCGAAGAGGCCTTCAGACGCATCAAGGAGGCCACGGGGGTCACTGACACACGG GAGGTGGTGGAGAGGTTCATCTCCCAGGGAGACACCCAGCAGCACCTGGAGGATCTGAAGAAGGAGAACCAGAGAACCCTGGTACAGCTGAAGGAGGACAGGGACCGTCTGCAGGAACACTTCCAGAACATCAAGTACTCCGGGGAGACCAAGCTCTCCAG TGGCCAGCAGATGCTGGAGGACTGTAAGCGCCACCTGCAGGCGGAGCAGGGGAGCCGCGACGCCGCCAAGGAGCGTCTGGACTGGCTGACCCGTACCCTGAACACGGTCCGGGCCGGGGTGGAACACCTATCTGACAAACTGCAGCACATCAAGCTG GGTGAGCGACTGGAGCCCCAGCTGCCCCCCGGCTCAGAGGAGTACGTGGTGGAACTGCTGTCCCAGTCAGAGCAGAAGCTGCTGTTATTGCAGGAGGAGCTCCAGGGGAAGGACCTGGCCGCCGTCAtgaaggagatggaggaagaggag TTCCATGCCAGCATCGAGGGGAAGCTGCCCCATTGCAACACCCGCATCAAGCTGCCTGAGGCTCAGAGACAGGACCCATATGATG aagaggaggagagcgggGACGATGAGGGTGACATTATCACCAGGGCGATACTGAAGCACCAGTCTCAGCTCATCATCGACTCCAAGACTAAGAGGAAGACCAGGACCAAGAAGAAAAAGGGCAAgctctga
- the odad3 gene encoding coiled-coil domain-containing protein 151 isoform X2, which produces MPFSAEAIKPPLHDQITELQRKIQLLEGDRSAYYEMSQSSIKKNRNSILQLRQENKRLHKKLANALAGDEQVIKEAFQSRGMEKAAFRNMSGKAALKVLDQKVCDKMKKLNALKHTTQTYRRRLEDLQTLYQSMKLENRGPERYTERHSEEAKSEGEAAEDHPQKNLRVLENRLEKAQLKCQEAEHIMRGYLKLKAHLQEESLTFQSQLDKLEAEILRQRQELKDLQVLNSDALLSKDTAKAELQRQEEQMYRERKDRECILTRYKKEAEDRKAQAERVERRAQRAAMQPDELSSDAQRSATGLGEEERAISTFEEAFRRIKEATGVTDTREVVERFISQGDTQQHLEDLKKENQRTLVQLKEDRDRLQEHFQNIKYSGETKLSSGQQMLEDCKRHLQAEQGSRDAAKERLDWLTRTLNTVRAGVEHLSDKLQHIKLGERLEPQLPPGSEEYVVELLSQSEQKLLLLQEELQGKDLAAVMKEMEEEEFHASIEGKLPHCNTRIKLPEAQRQDPYDEEESGDDEGDIITRAILKHQSQLIIDSKTKRKTRTKKKKGKL; this is translated from the exons ATGCCGTTCAGCGCCGAGGCCATTAAGCCGCCCCTTCATGACCAAATAACAGAACTGCAGAGGAAAATTCAACTTCTTG AGGGCGACAGAAGTGCATACTATGAAATGTCTCAGTCAAGCATCAAGAAAAACAGGAATTCTATCCTTCAGCTGAGGCAGGAGAACAAGAGACTACACAAGAAGTTGGCTAACGCTCTTGCT gGGGACGAGCAGGTGATAAAGGAGGCCTTCCAAAGCCGAGGCATGGAGAAAGCTGCCTTCAGAAACATGTCAGGGAAG GCTGCTCTCAAGGTGCTGGACCAGAAGGTGTGTGACAAGATGAAGAAGCTGAACGCTCTAAAGCACACCACCCAGACGTACCGTCGTCGCCTGGAGGACCTACAGACACTGTACCAGAGTATGAAGCTAGAGAACAGGGGACCAGAGAGATACACGGAGAGACACAGCGAGGAGGCCAAG agtgaaggagaggcggCTGAGGATCATCCCCAAAAG AACTTGCGGGTGCTGGAGAATCGTCTGGAGAAAGCCCAGCTGAAGTGCCAGGAAGCTGAACACATCATGAGAGGCTATCTGAAACTAAAGGCCCACCTACAG GAGGAGAGCCTGACCTTCCAGTCCCAGCTGGATAAACTAGAGGCTGAGAtcctgagacagagacaggagctgAAGGACCTGCAGGTCCTGAACAGTGACGCACTCCTCTCCAAAGACACTGCCAAG gcagaGCTGCAGCGTCAAGAAGAACAGATGTATagggagaggaaggacagagagTGTATCCTCACCCGTTACAAGAAAGAAGCAGAGGACCGTAAGGCTCAGgctgagagagtggagagaagg GCCCAGCGGGCAGCCATGCAGCCTGACGAGCTGAGTAGCGACGCCCAGCGCAGTGCCACcgggctgggggaggaggagagggccatCTCCACCTTCGAAGAGGCCTTCAGACGCATCAAGGAGGCCACGGGGGTCACTGACACACGG GAGGTGGTGGAGAGGTTCATCTCCCAGGGAGACACCCAGCAGCACCTGGAGGATCTGAAGAAGGAGAACCAGAGAACCCTGGTACAGCTGAAGGAGGACAGGGACCGTCTGCAGGAACACTTCCAGAACATCAAGTACTCCGGGGAGACCAAGCTCTCCAG TGGCCAGCAGATGCTGGAGGACTGTAAGCGCCACCTGCAGGCGGAGCAGGGGAGCCGCGACGCCGCCAAGGAGCGTCTGGACTGGCTGACCCGTACCCTGAACACGGTCCGGGCCGGGGTGGAACACCTATCTGACAAACTGCAGCACATCAAGCTG GGTGAGCGACTGGAGCCCCAGCTGCCCCCCGGCTCAGAGGAGTACGTGGTGGAACTGCTGTCCCAGTCAGAGCAGAAGCTGCTGTTATTGCAGGAGGAGCTCCAGGGGAAGGACCTGGCCGCCGTCAtgaaggagatggaggaagaggag TTCCATGCCAGCATCGAGGGGAAGCTGCCCCATTGCAACACCCGCATCAAGCTGCCTGAGGCTCAGAGACAGGACCCATATGATG aggaggagagcgggGACGATGAGGGTGACATTATCACCAGGGCGATACTGAAGCACCAGTCTCAGCTCATCATCGACTCCAAGACTAAGAGGAAGACCAGGACCAAGAAGAAAAAGGGCAAgctctga